From the genome of Chionomys nivalis chromosome 9, mChiNiv1.1, whole genome shotgun sequence:
GATATACCAACCTTCCAGAAGGCACTATAGATacaacacacagatacaccaACCTTCCATCAGAAACCAGATACACACACCTTCCATTAGACACCAAAGATACACCAACCCTGCACCAGACACCACAGATACACCAACCTTTTCACCAGAAACTGCAGAGATACACCATCATATTATCAGACatcacaaagatacacacaccttcaatcaGATACCACAAATTTACCAACCTTTCTAGCAGACACTATGTATATGACTTTTCACCAGACACCACCAGATTCTCTTAACCTTATACCAGACACTACAACTTCCCACCAGaaaccacacagatacacaaacctTCCACTTGACACTCAACAGATACACTAACAGCTACCAGACACCATACAGATACCCCAACCTTCCACAGTGTACCACAGAAACAGCGGTCTTCCACCAGATACTACATAGATACCCCAATCTTCCACAACACATCACAGACACACCAATTTTCCACCAGACAGAGATACCCCAATCTTCCACAACACCCCAGACACACCAGTCTTCCACCAGACACTAAACAAATAGCCCAACCTTCTAAAACTACCAGAGtagttcatacatacatatactagTCTTCAACCATACACTATACAGATACACCAACCTTCTACCAAACCCCACCACAGACACACCAGCCTTCAACAACAACCCACAGATACACCATCCTTTTACTTACACTACAGACATCCCAACACACTACCACTTACTACTGATATAATAACCTTCTACCAGATACTACCACAGACACACCAATATGGTAAAAGACCCCACAGATACAGCAATCTTCCACAAGTCACCACAGATACACCAATATACTATGAGACATGATAGATACACCAACCTTCTACCAGACAGCACATACTCTAACTTCCCCCAAACACGACCACAGATACTTCGACCTTCCACCAGACACCATATAGATTACCAAAAATACTACCAGACATCATAAAGATACAAAACCCTTCCACCAGATACCACAGATATATCCACTGTCTATTCGAAACAGGAGACACACAAACCTTCTACTCTATACCAAATAAATACACTAAAACACTACCAGACACCACAGATAACACCAATCTTCCACAATACATCACAGACATACCAGCCTTCCTCCAGACACTATACATACTAACTTTGTACCCAACAACACACAATTAAACCAACCCACTAACAGACACCAAAAATGTACCAATCTTCCACAATACACAATAGATAACCAACCTTTTACTAGATACCACAGATATATCTGTGTTTCATCAGACACTACATAGATACACCAAGCTTCTACCAAACACAAACCTCCCATCAGAAACCATAGATAAAACAACCTTCCACCAGACATCACAGACACACCAAACTTTTACTAGACACCACCACAGATACAACATACTACCAGATACCACAGACAAACCACCATTCCAGGAGGCACACAGACAAACCAACCTTCTCCCGTGTACCACCTAGATACAGCATCATACTAACAGATACTACTCAGATACACCATTCTTCAACCACACACCAACAGAGATACACCTACATCCTACCACACAGCACAGATACACCAACATTCCACTAGAAAAACACATATATCAACCTTCAGCcaatagcacacatacacaccaaccaACCTTCAACCAGACACCACAGAAACACCAGCATTCCTCCAGACGGCACAAAGATAAACCAAGATACTATAAGACACCATACAGATTCACTATCATCTACCAGACAACAAAGATATACCAATCTTCCACCAGACACCGCAGAAACACCAGTCTTCTGCCAGGCACTACAGATACACCAATGTTCAGCAGACACCACACAGATACTCCAACCTTTTACTAGACAGGAACTAGTCACCCCAATCTTTTGGAACTCTATCCCGCAGCCTGTTAGGAATGCCTTTGGAATAAGTGGCTACAGTGATGTGAAGGGTGGTGGGTGTGGTACGTATAACCAGAAATTGCAGTACTTGGCTAAATTCATATTTGGGTTAAACTTGAAGAAAACATCTCaaccaaaataaaagaattgtGTTGAATATTGCTGAAGAGAAAAAGCACCAGAGTCTAAATCATGCATCTGTAAACATAGCATTTTATTAACGAAATGTTTACACCTTTCTTGACATAAATCTTGTAGTGATGGAGCATGCCATACTCTATAAAAGCATACAAGTCAAGCTGAAGAAACACTGTTCCAAAGGATGCCAGATTTACCATCTGCAAACAggtcacaaaagaaaaatcttacaATGAGAAGGAAAAGGCGGAGTTTCCTTTCTTCAATGTTTACAAACAAAACATAGACTTAGGCCCAGCCTAAGGTCAGACTGCAAAAATGCTCATCAAACAACCATACAGGCTTGTGAAGCCACGGCTTTTCATTCAGGCGTTTAGAGTGTTACCAGGCTTGGGAAACCAGGAACAATTCGATTTTCATACAGATGCTATTTAAAAAGGCACAGGGCACTACTCCTTCCACTGGGTCTTGACAAAGGGTGGCACTCTCAGGAGCAGAAAGGGTTGCTGGTACAGGGCTTAGGTTTTCTGATTCTCCAGTCCACCACCCTATCACCCACAACAGATCCCATTCCGTCATTCAGTTGTGTTTGCCTTGCAGGCTCATGCTGCCTACTGCCCTTTTGGAAGTCCTGGGGGCTGTTTTCCCCACAGGGAAGGGCATACCATACATGCCGAGATCGCTGGGGCAGGGTGCCTGAGGGAGAGcccacagaaaatgagagtaaGGCAAGAATTCAGTGTTGATCATAAGGAAGGCAGGCCATAATTTCTGAAGGTCAGAGCAGTGATGGATGATGGTATAAGTGACTTGTGATGTAAAATGATGGAAAGACTGagtgggacatttttttttttttttggcttttcgagacagggtttctctgtggttttggagcctgtcctggaactagctcttgtagaccaggctggtctcgaactcacaaagatccgcctgcctctgcctcccgagtgctgggattaaaggcgtgcgccaccaccgcccggcctgagtgggacattaaaaaagaaaaaaagatcctTCCCAGGGCAATAAAGTTATATCTACAGAACACAACCAATGGTTTAAAAACAGAGCCACATCAGCTGCTGACTACCCAGCTGCCACTCATCCTCCCCCACCAATCTAACTGGTCTCTCTGACATCGTGGGGGAATGACCCAAGTTGAGAAAATTTCATGACCATGTAGTAGCAACAAAAAGGgatttggggggcggggggctcCATCCTTGCTTCCAAGCTTTTCCAAGGGGTGAAATGGATAGTTAAAGTGTAAATGCCAAGTGTTAATGGTGGTCAAACAATGTTAAGACAAGCCCTAAAAGCAAACAGTATAATGGGCAGAGTCTGGCAGTGATCTGGAGCTGGTGAGCATGGAGAGGACTCCAGGCTGGCTGAGCAAGTAATTGAAGCCCTGCTTTGTGGAGCAGTGGATGAAGCACACACTGGGTTTTGGATGCTTTGGGGGCCTCCTTGACAATGTTACAGTTAGTTCTAGGTAAAGATGAATCCCTTCAGTGGACTGCTGTCCACAACCCGCCTCTAAACACTGTCAAGTTCCTAAATCAAGAAGTGGCATGAGGAAAGCAGCAGGCCATTTCTACTGTGCGATTAAGGAGGACATTAAGACCCACGCTTGAAAACTGTCAATTAAAGAAGGCTCTAAAAAAGTCATTACTGTCTTAGGTTCCCCATTAATTGGGAGACAGAGCTTGGCACTTAAGTCGTGTCTGTGGAGACCTACCCGGGTTTCTGCTTGTTGTAATCATGCAGCATTTTGATGAGGCACTGGGCACCATAAAATGAACTCACagcaaattaaaacatttttttcctgcaaGTTTTTTGGACATTATGGTTTCAATCTTACCATCTACTATTTATATATTCTAATCTTGCTATCTAAAACGTTCAACATAATGAAAGGAATCGATGGAAGGGCTGAGATTCTATTTTATTAAACTTCTGAATCCTTTTGTTTTGAAGCCAAAAATATTCTAGCACATCTCTAATTGATTACCCTCTGAGAGGAAAGAACACAGATAGTAGTTATTTCTGATGGTACAGACCATCAAATTAAACTTGATCTATGCTGGTGGAAGTCCTAGCTCCAGAGAGTAAATCACTCCTACATGCTCGGAGCATCCTGAAGGACGAGCTGAGAAATACAGTGATTCCAAGCTCTATTCATTTGCCCTTCTTAGCATGTCTAATGAACTTCATCAGTGTAGGCCCCTCACTCATCACCTTCTGAGAAGGGTAATACCCTTCTAATATTTTTTAGAGCTTCATTTGCACATAAAACAGGATAAATGCCCTGGAATTCCATTAACATTTCTTGCAAATCAGATAATCAGATTGCCTGGTTTTCTATCCCTGGACAAGATCTCTGCCGTCACAGGAAATCTGTCGAGGTCATCTTATAAGTCTCAGGCTAAAGTCTACCTGACCCTTCTTTTCCTAAACTGCACAGTGCTCTGTTTGTCTTCTAGATAATGTACTGCAcagaacattttttaaacattatgacacttatttgtgtgtgtgtgtgtgtagtgtgggaggacatgtggagatcagaggacaacttgtggaattcttctccttctactatgtgggttccagggattgaacttgtgTCATTAGccttagcagcaagtgcctttacctgccgagCTATCTCATCaacctcataaaaaaaaaaaaaaatcattcatggGTTGTCTTAAACCAACATCTTTTATCATCACCCCCCCCTTGAAGGCTTAGTTAACAGCTTGAATCTTAAAAGTATATCCCATTTCTTCCTTAAAAACTGATAAAATCAAACAATGAACAAAAATTGTGCTGCTTGTcccttcaaaataaatttaagtaagaACTTCCAAGGGATTCCATGACCACTCTGCCCTCACCAGAATCAGGCTGAAGAGCCTGGTAAGTTTTGTGATCCAAGCCACCTGTCTGGCTGCCATGCTCTGAAGCACGACTGGTGGTTAGAGAAGAGCTAAGGGTTCCCAGCTACCTTTCCCCAGGAGGATTCTCTCCTGACTCCTGCAGGGTCTTGCAGACACACGGGTGGCTAAGGGCTAGTTGCAGAGATCACATAGTATGAGGGTCCACATGTCACAGTCTCTGAATGAATGGGTGAGAAATGTTGAAAGGAACCCCATCAGCCTCTTTTGCAATAGAAAAGACAGAAGGCAGCGAACCATTGCCTTTTGGGACATGGAGGCCGATGTACTGACACGCAGTGTACCCCAAAACTGAACCCACCCACTCAAACATGGGAACCTTGAACTACAGCAGCAGACCCTCTGGTTTGGCAGCCCCCTGGGTGCCGGGTGACAGCAACCTACAGAACACTCTCAGCTGTATCTCTTAAGAGCTTTAAAAGTCCTCAAACCCATTTCCCCTGGAGACAAGGAACAGATGTAAGACTTATAGGTTAAGTTCTGAAATTAAATGTGGGTCACTGCCAGCCCCCATCACAGATTTAACAATCCAGAGAACAGCTAATCTTCACAATGATACTGGCCTCTTGATATAACCATGTCTCTCATAAGAAAATCTTGATCCTTGGACTTGGGTAGGCGTCCAAGGAAGAGGAGTACAATGAGAAGAAGTGGGCACTTCAACTATCATCATAAATGGGGAACAAGGACCCAGGCTATTCTAAAAGGAATAAATCTTCCGACTGCCATGTACAGTGCTTGTCTTGGCTGAAGCTGACAAGCAGGCAATGGAATTTCATTGGGAACCAGAAGGGCTTGCAGTAGGTATTTCTCTCCAATCACTTCTCACAGAGTTTACACTGAAGGACACTTAATCAGACTCTCACTTTATGTTCTTTTAATCACCAAATGATAGTTAATTAGTTATCACAGAATCAGAAaaacacttatgtaaaagaagaGATTGAGAGACCAGTGGCTCCTAGGATTGGACACCTGCAAGGAGCTTATTTCAATTTCTCTGAAAGAAATCAATACACACTGGCAGTTAATTAAAGATCTTGCCCCTTCTGTTCAGTcttcaaagtttttaaaaatggccCTGCATCATTTGgaaccaaagattttttttttggaggagcAATGTCTCAATGCCTTTGGAGTCTGGCTATTTCTCCTAAGAAACAACCAGGAGACAATGTGGTCAGAATAaagcactatgtctgcctacattttaatatacattttatagGAAGAAAGGACATGGAGACCTCCCTGTGTTCACTGACCATGGAGTGTGGGCCCAGCTGCAATCCACTGCCATTAGGCAGTACACGACACCACAGACAGGGCAGCCCCCTTCATTTCTTGGACAGACTGGTGACAGAGAGGGCAAGAAAGACATGAACACAGGATCATGACCATGAGTCATGCTGTTCATTCTGTTGGGAAGACATGCAGCCATGGCCAGAGTCACTCCCTCCATGTCACATGAGAGGGAATCAGCTAGAGAAGTCACATGTGCCACAGGAGAGCAGTCACTGCATGTCCCACGACTTCCAGAATTTACTGGACTGTTCAGGTCATGAATTTATACCGTCTTTTGGTGAAATGAGACAGAAAGGGTCTCACATGGGCAGCCTCGTCCACATGAGCTGAGCAGTGCTGTTTTCTGCAGGTGTATGTCAAGTCGTATCAAGCCACTGCAGGTGGAAGCACCTCAGTCTTGGGAAATCACAGGGTTTTCTCATGTGTGAGAATTTAATGCTGTGCAGGAGGCTCAGGGATGAGGTGACACTGAGTCCACACAAGGAGCTCCCAGTCTGACTTGAGTAAGAGTAAACAACTGAGACGCTCACGAGGCCTCACCCAGGTCTGTGTCATCTGGGCTGCCCTTTTGCTAAAACCTCTCCATGTGAAGCGTGTATGGGAGGGCGCAAAGTAGTAACAGTTGTTTTGAAAAGTTTTGACTGTTCAGTTAAGGACAGCTCTGAAAACACAATTTGGTTTGAAATTCAAGCTGTTTCATTTCCTATTTAATCTTGTAAATTTCCTTCCCTTACAATACTTGGGCTGGAAGAGTGCCAAATTAGACCAGGAATAAATTTCCAGCAGTTTCACTTGGGGGCTTTATTTTTAGATTATATTAAGAACCTCATTAGGCTCCTGAGGGAAAAGAGTGCAAAGCACTAGCAGAGGCAAGAGAGAATAAAGGAGGTGAGGCAGACTGGCTGTTATATACAAAGCACTGTCAACACAGTTGGTCTGAGCTCCCTACTGCTAAGGCCAGGTGAGTGCTGGGTGCTAGGCTCTCACTTGCCCCAGGCTAGCAAGGACTGGTCGGCTTGTCAAGGAGGCAGAAGTCTTTATTACCATTTCCAGATGGGATGCAGAAGggcaaggggaggaggaaggaactgTGAGCTAAGTGCTCCATGCTTTTGCACAAGGTGAATGCGCTTCAAAATCTCCTGTGGACTGGCTGAAAAATGAGTGGGTGCATGACTAAATGGAGTACTAAATGTGGAATTCAAAAGTTATTAATGTATTTACATAATTTATAATTGTAAGCAATGGTCTCATAAATATAGACTACAAATGTACATATGCTAGGCAgcacacatttgtttttgtttttccaccaaATACCTggaccaaaaaccaaaaaaaaaatcatttcctttgttctttctctcttccttttaaagCACTGCTCATCTCAACTGGCTCCAGGTAGCATCTCTACACCATCACCTGGACCATGAGAGCTTACTGAGAAAGGTAATGATAAAACTAATGTGTGGAGACACATACAGGGTCAGAAGGAAACCCGAGGTGAACCAGGCCGCCGCCGCCGTGGTGTTAATTTACTGTGTATGAAAGTGCTTGAGAGATGGTGGAAACTGTTCCAGGGCCAACCGTCCCTCCACTTGTGATCATTTTCCACATCTTAAATGATGCGACTCTGACACTAGCGACAAGGACCAAGGAGATGGTCATCTCCACAGCGTTTTCCCTCAAGATCCACAAAAGTGCTCGTTTCCCTTTACAAATGATACACGACATCCTGATTACAAAAGTACCTGCAATTCAGTCCTACCATCCATACATCAGATGCTCCTTTCAGCTAGTCAGCAGCCAAGGATGTGGTCCCTTTGAACACCAGAGTCCACGACACAAGTCTGCAGTTAGAAACACCTGGTGCAGTCTTCCAAGAGTACCCAACAGCCAGTTCCTCTGAGTCCTTTTTGCATGAAGAAGACTCCAGGGCACGAGGCGGCTGCCAATGGCAGGGACTGGCCCTCCTGCaacatccaggaccacctgcttctTCATTAGTGTGGGGACCCGGGTCGTCAGCAGCAGCTTCGCTTTGGCTCCGATGGCTGTCTTCGGAGTTTGAAGCCCTTGCCGCCAGACGGCGGGTTGGCATCTGTGGATGGAATTCTTCGGCCTACaccaaagagagaagagaggaaaggagaggaggcacAAGTTTTGATTTCCTAATCTGTTCCTTCTCAGACACAATTTTGGCAACACAACATGTCAGTTTCACTGAGGTAAGTCAAGGAAGATGACAGGGACAGAGTGTGCCTATTCACAGTGACCCAGCATCACCTAACCGTGATCCCACAAGACACCTGCCACAGTGAACAAACACTGCTATGGCACCAGAAGTCACCAGTCTTTTAGATGTCACTAGTTATTAAACTAATATACTTCTATTCCAGGATCCAAATAAGAATAAACAGCATTTAGTAagctttttaaatacaaaaattagACTAAAAACATTTTCTCTTGAGCCAGTAAACATATACACctaggaacaaaaacaaaagacaaccaaCAAGCTTGGTTTCATGTCTCATGGCAGAAGTCATCACAGGCATGTGGATATTCCCAGATGTACTCAGCTCCTTTGCCCTCAGGATGGTCCCTCACAGGACACAATGGGCTGCTGTGTCTCTGAACAGTTGAGCATCTGCACTGTCTCTAGCGATCATCATCAATCCCCAGGATGTCAGTGTTTTgagcaactgtgtgtgtgtggggactAAGAAACTGGAATAGAGGAGCCAGGACACTGCTCCACTCCCGAGCGTGTATCTGCCACATGTACCAAACTCCCAGTGACTACCTACCGCAATTTAGCTTTTGACAGATGCTGCCAAGTTGTTCTCAGAAGAGGCTGTGGCATTTTATCATCGACAACAACGTAAGAGAGGGACAGGTTTCACTTTACTGCTCTGTGAGGCTAATGTCAATTTTGAGAAAAGCTTCAATCACCATCCACCCACCTGGCTGACATGGCAAGGTAGCTTCTTGTACAAAGGCAttcctgccctcctcctcctgctctatTCTAACCCTCACATATTCACAAAGCACCAAGACATCAGCAACATGCTGGACTTGTTTTCTGTGTGGCTGGCATCCTCGTACTAGACTGGGCCCTCCAATCTTGCCTGTTTTCTGCTCTGGCACTCTCTGATCTCTGTGGCACAGCATCAGGCAGAGAAAGGCTTTCTGTCTGCTTGTTTAAAGAGGGAATTAACAGACAGGGACATCTGACATCAGCAAGGCTGAGAGAAAAATTCCTGACAACCCTCTGGGTGTGGCTGCAGAATCTTGAGGGCTCCCCACCATGGGTGGTAACCTGTGTAGACAGCGCACAGTGTGACTTCCACATGGACTGTCCAAATGTGTGGGGAGGTAACCTGTGTAGACAGCACACAGTGTGACTTCTACATGGACTTTGCAAATGTGCTGTGACACTGCTGTGAATAAATCACCAATGTAGTTAAGTCTCTCGAAGACTCTTGTTATTATGGTTTTCTCAATAAACGGAAACTGAAATATAGCTGGTACCACAGAGGCAATTGTGAAATGcgacagaagactttcaaatgtgACAAAGTGATTTAGAAGAAAGCAGGAGACAGCTTGATGGTCTGGGCACGACCAATGGTTTCTTAAGCAGGAACTATGATGAGTATAAAGGAAAGTGAGTACAAAGGGACTCTGGGTAAGGTTAAGAAGCTCAGTCCATTGAAGGACTGGTTCAGAAATCAAAGTCAAACCTAAGGAAAGATATTTCCAACACACATAACCAACCAGGGACTGACATCCAGAGTGAAGTACAAGTCATTAGGAAGGGGGTGGTGactcggcagaggcaggcaagagaCTAAGAACTCTGAAGAAGAGGATGCCAGCTACTG
Proteins encoded in this window:
- the Rab22a gene encoding ras-related protein Rab-22A isoform X4, giving the protein MYYRGSAAAIIVYDITKEETFSTLKNWVRELRQHGPPSIVVAIAGNKCDLTDVRPKNSIHRCQPAVWRQGLQTPKTAIGAKAKLLLTTRVPTLMKKQVVLDVAGGPVPAIGSRLVPWSLLHAKRTQRNWLLGTLGRLHQVFLTADLCRGLWCSKGPHPWLLTS
- the Rab22a gene encoding ras-related protein Rab-22A isoform X3, whose translation is MTKTVQYQNELHKFLIWDTAGQERFRALAPMYYRGSAAAIIVYDITKEETFSTLKNWVRELRQHGPPSIVVAIAGNKCDLTDVRPKNSIHRCQPAVWRQGLQTPKTAIGAKAKLLLTTRVPTLMKKQVVLDVAGGPVPAIGSRLVPWSLLHAKRTQRNWLLGTLGRLHQVFLTADLCRGLWCSKGPHPWLLTS